In Desulfotignum phosphitoxidans DSM 13687, a single window of DNA contains:
- the hisG gene encoding ATP phosphoribosyltransferase: protein MEKILKLGLPKGSLQNATIDLFRRSGWKINVEGRSYFPDIDDDTIECALCRAQEMSINVETGVIDAGLTGLDWIAEHESDVHVVTDLVYSKVSARPARWVVAVANDSPVKTLADLEGATISTELVKFTQRFFKEQNINVTVKFSWGATEAKIVSGLADAIVEITETESTIRAHNLRVIHEVMATNTQLIANKKAWQNPAKKEKIEQIAQLLQGALVADRMVGIKMNVPEKKIAEIVSLLPSLNAPTIASLYQSDWFSVESIIDTRYVRDLIPKLLKQGAEGIIEYPLNKVL from the coding sequence ATGGAAAAAATACTGAAACTGGGCCTCCCCAAGGGAAGCCTGCAGAATGCGACCATTGACCTGTTCAGAAGATCTGGATGGAAAATCAATGTAGAGGGCAGAAGCTATTTCCCGGATATTGATGACGATACCATTGAATGCGCCCTGTGTCGGGCTCAGGAGATGTCCATCAATGTGGAAACAGGTGTCATCGATGCCGGTCTTACCGGTCTGGACTGGATCGCGGAACATGAATCCGATGTTCATGTGGTGACGGATCTGGTCTATTCCAAGGTCAGTGCCCGGCCGGCCCGGTGGGTGGTGGCGGTGGCCAATGATTCACCGGTCAAGACCCTGGCCGACCTGGAAGGTGCGACCATATCCACGGAACTGGTGAAGTTTACCCAGCGGTTTTTCAAGGAACAGAACATCAATGTCACCGTGAAATTTTCCTGGGGCGCAACCGAGGCCAAAATCGTGTCCGGCTTAGCCGATGCCATTGTGGAGATCACGGAAACCGAAAGTACGATCCGGGCTCACAATCTGCGGGTGATCCATGAGGTCATGGCAACCAACACCCAGCTGATTGCCAACAAAAAAGCCTGGCAGAATCCCGCCAAAAAAGAAAAAATCGAACAGATTGCTCAGCTGCTCCAGGGGGCGCTTGTGGCGGATCGGATGGTGGGGATTAAAATGAATGTGCCGGAAAAGAAAATCGCTGAAATCGTGTCGCTGCTGCCCAGTCTGAATGCGCCCACGATTGCCTCCCTGTATCAGTCTGACTGGTTTTCGGTGGAAAGCATTATCGATACCCGGTATGTCCGGGACCTGATTCCCAAGCTGCTCAAGCAGGGGGCCGAAGGCATTATTGAATATCCTTTAAACAAGGTGTTGTAA
- the hisI gene encoding phosphoribosyl-AMP cyclohydrolase, translating to MIQLDFEKSGGLIPVIAQDIQTGEVLMLAYMNQAAFDQTLKTKKATYYSRSRKKLWTKGETSGHVQHVKEIRVDCDLDTLVIKVEQAGGAACHKGYKSCFFRMVTDNGLKIVGDPVFDPEKVYK from the coding sequence ATGATTCAGCTTGATTTTGAGAAATCCGGCGGGTTGATACCTGTCATCGCCCAGGATATACAGACCGGTGAGGTGCTGATGCTGGCCTATATGAATCAGGCGGCATTTGACCAGACCCTGAAAACGAAAAAAGCCACTTATTACAGCCGTTCCCGTAAAAAATTATGGACAAAAGGAGAGACATCCGGCCATGTACAGCATGTGAAGGAGATTCGGGTGGATTGTGATCTGGACACCCTGGTGATCAAGGTGGAGCAGGCAGGCGGCGCTGCCTGCCATAAAGGGTATAAAAGCTGTTTTTTCAGAATGGTGACCGACAATGGACTCAAAATTGTGGGGGACCCGGTGTTTGATCCCGAAAAGGTATATAAATGA
- a CDS encoding penicillin-binding protein 1A, producing the protein MRSVFKWAIVFVFICMLLTAGGLVGLYVYLSQDLPKINTLEDYQPATVSYVYSDDGRKIGEFYKERRVVIPLSDMPDNLINAFVAAEDSRFREHPGIDILSIFRAFVKNFQAGTITQGGSTITQQVTKSFLLTPERTYERKLKEAVLAYRIEKKFTKDQILYLYLNQIYLGHGAYGVESAAENYFGKHARELSLAECAMLAGLPQAPSRYSPFQFPERAKQRQIYTLNRMKEEGMISNMDVTKAIDMPLDIKPRKNWFIERVPFYTEHVRRYVEKKYGADALYNQGLQIHTAVNIEFQKMGRSAVQQGLLDLDRRMGYRGPSGQIPLSQIEAFCTQEAKKIPENLLTSGDIHTAVVLNVDDRNKKTEVRVGNFSGIIRLETMTWARRPNSKTAYYESKISAPSQVLKPGDIIQVQVASVPQDKDAYEFTLFQEPVAQAALLSIEAETGHVKAMIGGRDYSDSQFNRAYQSRRQPGSAFKPIVYAAALDKGYTPATVIMDSPVVYEDAQRDFTWKPQNYAETFYGPTLFREALVHSRNVVTIKILQDIGISYIIDYARKLGITSDISQDLSIALGSSGVSLLELVNAYAVFSNLGYFIEPVFITKIFDRHGNLLETSGLVRKKVIDMSTAYIMTHILESVVTSGTGKRVKALKRPVAGKTGTTNNLYDAWFLGYTPRYTTGVWVGLDQGGSLGKGETGSRTASPIWLDYMQQALEGKPIRTFTVPDGVVFAKIDAKTGLLPINESKNTVFECFKEGTVPTEYTPKPGAVTGTDDLFKQEF; encoded by the coding sequence ATGCGCTCTGTATTCAAATGGGCCATTGTTTTTGTGTTCATTTGCATGTTGCTGACCGCCGGTGGACTGGTCGGTCTTTATGTCTATCTGAGCCAGGACCTGCCTAAAATCAACACATTGGAAGATTATCAGCCGGCCACGGTGTCATACGTGTATTCGGATGACGGCAGAAAAATCGGTGAATTTTACAAGGAACGCCGGGTTGTCATCCCTTTGTCCGACATGCCCGACAATCTGATCAATGCGTTTGTGGCAGCGGAAGATTCCCGGTTCCGGGAACATCCGGGAATTGACATTCTGTCCATTTTCAGGGCGTTTGTCAAAAATTTTCAGGCCGGCACTATCACCCAGGGGGGGAGCACCATCACCCAGCAGGTCACCAAATCCTTTCTTTTAACACCGGAAAGGACCTATGAACGAAAACTTAAAGAAGCCGTTCTGGCCTACCGGATTGAAAAAAAATTCACCAAGGATCAGATTTTATACCTGTATTTAAACCAGATTTACTTAGGACATGGTGCCTATGGGGTCGAATCGGCGGCTGAAAATTATTTCGGAAAACACGCACGGGAATTGAGCCTGGCTGAATGTGCCATGCTGGCGGGTCTTCCCCAGGCACCCAGCCGCTACTCTCCGTTTCAATTTCCCGAGCGGGCCAAACAACGGCAGATCTATACTTTGAACCGGATGAAGGAAGAAGGCATGATATCCAATATGGATGTCACCAAAGCCATTGACATGCCGCTGGATATCAAACCGCGAAAAAACTGGTTCATCGAGCGGGTCCCTTTTTACACGGAACATGTCAGACGATATGTTGAAAAAAAATACGGCGCAGACGCGCTGTACAACCAGGGACTTCAAATTCACACGGCCGTGAATATCGAATTCCAGAAAATGGGCCGGAGTGCCGTTCAGCAAGGCTTGCTGGATCTGGATCGCCGTATGGGATACCGGGGCCCGTCCGGACAGATCCCCCTTTCTCAAATCGAGGCATTCTGCACCCAAGAAGCCAAAAAAATTCCGGAAAATCTGCTGACTTCCGGAGATATACATACGGCCGTGGTCCTGAATGTGGATGATCGCAACAAAAAAACCGAGGTCCGGGTGGGTAATTTTTCCGGCATCATCCGGCTTGAGACCATGACATGGGCGCGGCGGCCGAATTCGAAAACCGCGTATTATGAATCCAAAATATCCGCACCGTCTCAGGTGTTAAAACCCGGGGATATCATTCAGGTTCAGGTCGCATCCGTGCCACAAGACAAGGATGCGTATGAGTTCACCCTGTTCCAGGAACCGGTTGCCCAGGCCGCGCTCCTGAGTATTGAAGCGGAAACCGGCCATGTCAAAGCCATGATCGGTGGACGGGATTACAGTGACAGCCAGTTCAACCGGGCCTATCAATCCCGGCGGCAGCCCGGATCCGCGTTCAAGCCTATTGTCTATGCCGCCGCACTGGACAAAGGATATACCCCTGCTACCGTGATCATGGATTCACCGGTGGTATACGAAGATGCCCAAAGAGATTTCACTTGGAAACCCCAGAACTATGCAGAAACATTTTACGGCCCCACTCTGTTCAGGGAAGCCCTGGTGCATTCCAGAAATGTGGTCACTATCAAGATACTTCAGGATATCGGCATTTCTTATATAATTGATTATGCCAGAAAACTGGGGATTACTTCGGATATCAGTCAGGATCTGTCCATTGCCCTAGGATCTTCAGGTGTCTCGCTGCTGGAACTGGTCAATGCCTATGCCGTGTTTTCCAATCTCGGATATTTTATCGAACCCGTGTTTATCACCAAAATTTTCGACCGCCACGGCAATCTGCTGGAAACCTCCGGGCTGGTGCGCAAAAAAGTCATTGACATGAGCACCGCCTATATCATGACCCATATTCTGGAAAGTGTTGTTACCTCCGGCACCGGAAAGCGGGTCAAGGCTTTGAAACGGCCGGTGGCCGGAAAGACCGGCACCACCAACAACCTGTATGATGCCTGGTTTCTGGGATATACCCCGAGATACACCACCGGGGTATGGGTGGGGCTGGATCAGGGCGGATCGCTGGGGAAAGGAGAAACCGGTTCCAGAACCGCCAGTCCCATATGGCTGGATTATATGCAGCAGGCTTTGGAGGGAAAACCCATCCGAACCTTCACGGTTCCGGATGGGGTGGTATTTGCCAAGATCGATGCCAAAACCGGATTGCTGCCTATCAATGAATCAAAAAATACTGT